Proteins from a single region of Melanotaenia boesemani isolate fMelBoe1 chromosome 3, fMelBoe1.pri, whole genome shotgun sequence:
- the aspn gene encoding asporin has product MRALLLLCLLAIGHTKVYKPVKITDFMKNYDIMMEDWEWDDDDDKDDDDDYDDDDDCPASCRCSPGVVQCSDKGLISVPEKIPEDTVMIDLQNNDITDIKEDDFKGLHRLYGLFLIKNKISKIHPKAFRNMDNLKLLYLSYNLLTEIPANLPPNVLELRFHENNINRIQRDAFKGLRKLHVLELGANPLANSGIEMGAFNGLSSLYIGIAEAKLTAVPKDFPSSITELSLDYNKISKVEVEDFIRYKNLQRLGLGFNHIRSVENGSFASIPNIREIHLDHNRLKKVPPGLNSLRYLQVIYLHRNKIGYVGINDFCPTSANVKKNQYTAISLFANPVKYWSIQPVTFRCVTGRRGIQLGNFRK; this is encoded by the exons ATGAGAGCcctcctcctgctctgcctACTGGCGATAGGCCATACCAAAGTGTACAAGCCAGTCAAGATCACAGACTTCATGAAAAACTACGACATCATGATGGAGGATTGGGAATGGGATGACGATGATGAcaaagatgatgatgacgactatgatgatgatgacgactgCCCAGCTAGCTGCCGTTGTTCACCTGGAGTGGTGCAGTGCTCGGACAAGG GTCTAATATCTGTTCCTGAGAAGATTCCTGAAGACACTGTGATGATTGATCTTCAAAACAATGATATTACTGACATCAAGGAGGATGACTTCAAAGGCCTTCACAGGCTTTAT GGACTGTTTCTGATCAAGAACAAGATATCCAAGATTCACCCGAAGGCTTTCAGGAACATGGACAACCTAAAACTGCTGTATCTCTCCTACAACCTGCTGACTGAGATCCCTGCAAATCTGCCTCCCAACGTCCTCGAGCTGCGATTCCatgaaaacaatataaacagaatCCAGAGGGATGCATTTAAAGGCTTGAGGAAGCTGCATGTGCTAG AGCTGGGAGCCAACCCTTTGGCCAACAGTGGAATTGAGATGGGTGCATTTAATGGCTTGTCCTCTCTGTATATCGGTATAGCAGAGGCTAAACTAACAGCTGTGCCAAAAG ACTTCCCATCTTCCATCACAGAGCTGAGTCTGGACTACAACAAGATCTCAAAGGTGGAAGTAGAGGACTTCATCAGATATAAAAACCTGCAGAG GTTAGGACTGGGTTTTAACCATATCAGGTCTGTAGAAAACGGGAGCTTCGCCAGTATCCCAAACATCCGTGAGATCCACCTGGACCACAATCGTCTGAAAAAAGTCCCACCAGGTCTAAACTCCCTGCGCTACCTCCAG GTGATTTATCTTCATCGCAACAAGATCGGCTATGTGGGCATCAATGACTTCTGTCCCACCTCTGCCAACGTCAAGAAGAATCAGTACACAGCCATCAGTCTGTTTGCCAACCCAGTTAAATACTGGAGCATACAGCCAGTCACCTTTCGCTGTGTTACTGGCCGGAGGGGCATCCAGCTCGGCAACTTCAGAAAGTAG